The genomic window TCAGATTCTACTGCAAGTTGCATGAGATAGTTTTGAATATCTATTGGATATATTGTATCGTCAGCTTGTACGGGTATGTTGATACCCACTAATGAAACAATACCTAATGTTGTAATTATTATTTTTTTGAACATATTAAATTCACAAGTGATAGCTTGGATGCTTAGTTAAGTCTATAGCCTGCAAAAACAAGGTATAACTTACTACACTTATTATTATGAATATATTAGACACAAATCATGTCTAACTTATGTCTAACTTGTGTTTAAGTTAACTTTCTGGCGTTACTAAAGGGGTAATGGGTAATAATTTTAATGAGCAACTCCCAATACGGTATGAAAGAGGCTGAGATAAGACAAGTTACCAACGTCGGGAATAAATCATCACACTTTCAGCAACGCCAATTTTTTTACTTAGTCATCTCGATCAGACCTTTACAAAGAAGTTTTGCTATAAACCGTAGTTGTAAAATAGCCTTCATTAAAAAAACTAATTTGAGTCGATGCGATCGCGGGTTGGTTCTAATAATGAGAAGATATAAAAAAACTTAGATTTAAGGCAACTATGGCGAAAATTCAATTTTCTAAAGGTGTTGATGAAGATGTAACCCCAAATGTACGTTTGACTCGTTCGCGGGACGGGAAGCAAAGTACAGCAACATTTCTTTTTCAGAATCCCTCGGTTTTAAGCGGCAATAACGCCGATGACATTACGGGAATGTATATGATTGACGAAGAAGGGGAAATCGTCACCCGCGAAGTTAAAGGTAAGTTTGTTAACGGCAAGCCGGAAGCTTTGGAAGTATTTTACATCATGAACTCAACGGCAGAATGGGATCGGTTTCTCCGCTTTATGGAACGCTACGCCGAGAAAAACGATCTAGACTTCAACAAAGCGTAACTATATGCAACCCCACCCCGATACAGGCAAGATAATAGTTAATTGTGCGGTAATCACCGTTAGCGATACGCGATCGCACCTTACGGATAAAAGCGGTCAGTTAATCAAACAATTGCTCTTAAATGCCGATCGCGCGGTGGGATATTACACCATTATTAAAGACGAACCAACACAGATTAAAAGCCAACTGCAAGCATTAAATAACATTGATGTCGTAATTTTTAATGGCGGTACGGGGATAGCGCCTAGAGATACAACCTACGATGCTATTTCTAGTTTGCTAGAGAAGACTTTACCAGGGTTTGGCGAGTTGTTTCGATATCTTAGTTACAAGGAAATTGGTTCAAGAGCGATCGCTTCGCGCGCGATCGCGGGTGTATACCAAAATATATTAGTATTTTCTGTTCCTGGTTCTAGCAATGCGGTCAAACTGGCGATGAATGAGTTGATTTTGCCGGAATTAGAGCATTTAGTTACTCAGTTACAAGCTTAACTAATTATCCCAGCAAATACCCGCTCTTGCGCCCCAGTCATATAAAGCCTTTGGTCGGGTTCTGACCATTCAATGAGCAAATCACCGCCGGGGAGTTCTACAGTGGCTTTGCGATCGCATTTACCCGTTAATACGCCAGCTACTAGCGCCGCACAAGCACCCGTCCCGCAAGCTAGGGTTATACCTGCACCTCGTTCCCAAACGCGCATTTTTAGGCGATCGCGTCCTACAACTTGAATAAACTCAGTATTAGTTTTTTGCGGGAATGCGGGATGATGCTCGAATTGAGTGCCAATTACTGCTAAATCTATGGCGGCGACATCTTCCACAAAGGTTATACAGTGGGGGTTTCCCATACTTACGCAAGTAACTAACCAAGTTTTTCCAGCTACTTCTAGGGGTTCATTGATTACTTTTTGTTCAGGAGAACTTAAGGTAGTAGGAATTTCTTTTGCTAGGAGTTTTGGTAAACCCATATCAACTTTTACTTGACCATCTGCTAGTATTTGGGGAGAAATAACGCCAGCTAAAGTATGAATGTGATATTGAACGTTTTTGCTGTTATTTCCTTCCAAATCGGCGATAAACCCGGCTAAACAACGAATACCATTACCACACATTTCGGGTTCTGAACCATCAGAATTGATAATTCTCATAGTATAATCCGTGCCTTCAAGACCTGGAAGCGCAAAAATTACCCCGTCTGCGCCAATACCAAAATGGCGATCGCATAATTGAATTGCTTGTTCTGGGGATACTATAAGTTCTGAAGAAGCGCGATTGTCAACTAAGATAAAATCGTTTCCTAGTCCTTGATATTTAACAAACTCGATAGACACGGTTTTTAATCCTCCCGAAAGTAGCTGGCAAATACTATAGTTGTATGATATTTATCTATTTTTACTCAAGAAGTCGCAGTGTTTGCCAGGAATTTAATTGATGAAAAGTGACTTTGATGTATCTTCACCCAGCATAAAGCAAGTACAGACGCTGATTAAGGACGGTAAAGCCGTTGAAGTAAAGTTGCTTAGTGGTGATTTACTTAGTGGCAAACTATTGTGGCAAGATCAAACCTGTGTATGTATGGTTGATACCAGCGAACAGAGTATTACTATTTGGCGACAGGCGATCGCTTTTATCAAAGCCACAAATTAACCTCTTGCCAAAATCTGCTCTAAAATTGTTGGATCTTTAATTTCGCGATCGCGTGATAGTAGCAGCACTTTGGAGATAACTTCGGCGGTTTTGGGATCGTTGTCAGCAAAGGGTAAAAATATGCGATCGCGATGCTGAGAATGGACGGGGACAATACATAAATATCCTCCTGGTTGGCGGTGAACTCCAGCGCTACCCAGATGCACGGAATAACTACCTAAATGACCTTCTATCAAAGCATGGGAGTTTTCTAGTTTCACGTTAGTTATTTGTAGCAAACGGCAAGTTTCCCGCAGTAAAGCCGATCGCATTTCAACCGTGGAAGCAGTAGCTTCGGGATCTACTCCGCCTTGGTGCGCCACACTGACAACTAAATCTAAGTCGCGCATGACTTCGCTAAAAACTAGCGGTGAAACTTGATTTAGTTCCAATGGTTTCCATTCTCCACGCCTGGTAAACTGTACGCCTTCGATGGTTAAACCTTCCACTTCTGTAGGGGAAAAGTAGCCATCAACAAAAGTTAGCCAAACTGAGAGATCGAACTCGTGGAATGTGCGTCTAACACCTTCTTCCGGCTGACTTATCCAACCTCTTTGACCTAATAGTGCTAAAGCTTGCCTAGAATTAACTTGGTGTCCGGCGTAACGATGGGAAATAGTGCGATCGCTTCTTTCGGTGGTAGTGAGTATGTATAATTCCCGAAATACTTGCTTAAATGGCTGCTGGCGTTGGTTTTGAAAACAATCTTGCTGCCACAAATGCCATAAATTAGTTCCTAATAAATCGTAAGGGTGAGCAATGCGTAAACTAATATTGCCCGTTGGTGTAAGTCCGCGATCGTAAGATTGTAAAAATCGTCCTTGTTGTACCGGATAACCAATAACATTTTCGCCGATAAATACTAATTTTTCTAGCATCGGTGCTAGTACGGGATGGGTACAAAGTTGCTGCAATTCTTCCGCCGTAAAGCGATCGCCGCGACACATGGCTTGTTCTAGAGATAATCGCATTCTGGATGCTTGGCGAGTAATATCTTGTTTGCGTTCTTGCAATTGGACGATGCTTTGCTCTTTTTTGTATTTGGCGGGAATAGCTTTTAAAGGTTTTGAGTTATTTGTGATGGTTATTTTTGGTTGTCCTTGTTCAATGGCTAGAGCAACCACCAGATCCTCAATAGCTACAGTTTGGGGTTGTTTGACCAAATCGGCGATCGCTTGGGCTTCCATCGCCCACTGGAGGCGCATGGGGTCTGTATAACCAGCATTTCGAGCTAAGTTTTCTAGGGCAATACTAACGGCTAGTTTTTCGCTGGCTTGTCTTTGCGAACCAAATTGGCGGCTAGTACGCAGAAATTCTTGAATAATTTGGTAACGTTCTAATAAATCTTTATCGCGCTTTTTACCTTTCGCCAGTGGTAACAATCCTAATACTCTTAGCGCGTCTTGATTGCGTTTTTGCGTTACCCGATTTACTAATTCTACTTTTTCAACTTTTCCCAACATTGCATCAGCGAATAGCTGCGCCCGTTTGTGTCCACTTCCTCCAGAGGCGTATTGTGCGGCGTTGTCTAAAGCTTCCCAACGTTCGGCTTTCAATGCTTGATAAACTCGTGTAAACCAGTCTATATCTACCGCACCGTTTAATAAATCTTGTCCAGTTAGGGGGGTTTGTTCGCTAATTTGAGCGTTCCAAGTTTCTCTAATTTCTTGCTCAACTTGCCAGTTATCATCTTTAGTATGGGCGTGAATCCACCACACCGCTTGAGCAAAAGAGCGCCATTTTAAAGCAGATTCGACATAATTTGCCCATTGTGGCGCATAAATCGCTAATTCTATTAGTTGTTGTTGCCCGATATTAGCCGCTTTTACTTGAGTTGCAAAATCCTGTGGTGTTTCGCCGTCTTTGGGAAAAGATATGCGAATTAAATGGCTGAAAACTCTAGCTTTTCCACTGGTGTCATAACTCCAACCTCGCACCAACTTATTTTTATTAAAAGCTTGCAGTAAGCTTACAACATTATTTATACCCGGTAAACTTCGCAATGCTAAAGCTGGTTCTGATGCAACAGTTGGTAATTCGCCGCGTTTGAGTTCTATTTCAATAATACGCTTGGCAATGCGATCGCCTATCTCTAATAAGATTGGATATTGGGCTAAATTAGGCGGTAATTTTCTTCCAGTAATCTGTCCTAAATCTCTAAAATATTCAATTCCCGAACCTAAAACTTGATCTATTAAATCTGCTTCTGTTGCTGCACCGATACTAAAAGCCATTAAAACATCTTCCAGTGCAGGGCGATAGCGTCGTGCTTGCGGTGTAGGTTCAGGTTCATCTAGCCAGCGTAATAATTGCCAAAATCTTGTTTGCTGCGCGTTATTCCAATCTAATGCAAAGAAGGAACGATGATATTGATTTAAGGAAAACCAGCTATACAGTGAACCGCTATAACGCCAGTCATTCCTATCAAAATTAAAATTTTGTACGAATACTCCTTGAAAAACTAATTTAAAGCTAGTTGTTACTGCATCAAGGAGAAAGTCTACTACTGTTGAGGGTAATGGATGCGATCGCATTGACCAATAGCAAATAGCTTGAACTATATTTGGATACCGTAGTTTTTCTGTATCAATAAATAAAGTCTTGTAAGCCTTTTTCCACCGTAACTCATCACTAAAATTAGATTTATTATATTGACCTAAAGAAGCTAGGATTTGGAGTAACTCTAAATTACCTTCATCGTAGGATTGAGATAAGTTTTCTTGCCACCAAGTTTCCCACACTTCTCGCAGTGGTAAGAGTTTAATATCTTCTTCTAGAGGTTTTGTAAAATTGGGGTCAGGAAATCCATAACTGATATTTCCTAGCAATTCTTCTTGTGTTGTTTGGTAAGACTCAGTAATAATTGGTGTTTGGCGGTGAGTATGAATTAACTCATCTAAGGACTCTAAACAAGCTTGCGCGGCGGGTGTAGCAAATAAACGCGGTTGGGTTACGTCTCCTAATTTTGGCGCTGTACGCTGGCTTGGATCTAATAATCCTAAAGCATTATCTAATGTTAAAACTTCTTGACTATCTGCCAAGATTGTATCTAAAAGTTGCTTTTCTGTATCGGTTTGTTTTGGGTGCTGTAATTGATATTTTTGGGCTAGAGTGCGAGATTCTGCAACCAGGCGATTCTTCGCCACCATTTGACACAAAAGTTCTAATCCAGCTTGACGTTGCAATAAATTTGCATTTAATAATCTTTGTGCTGAAGACTTCGCATCTGTATCTGATTGATTGAGTAATAACTGTAATAATCCGCGCCGTAAATCCCCAGACTTGCGAGTTAGTAGGCCTTCTAACTCTATTGCTTCGGCGGGAGTAATTGTACAATTAGCTAAATTTTGTAAAACTTGCGATCGCACCCAACTACTATTATCACCAATGAGCGAAAGCAAAGTTTGCCTAATCTCTGCATCCCAAGGTTGAATTATTGCTAATTTGTAAGCAATAGACGAGCGATCGCTACTGCTGCAAACCGATAAGTATGGTATTAGTCGTTTAGGCGATCGCGTACCCAAGTTATAAACTAAAGCGGATGCTACACTTTCTTTACTTACAGAAATTGTCATCCAATCCCAAACTAACGGCTCTAAAACTTTAGTTTTGCTAGGAAAATTGGGAATAATGCGTTCTAATCTTTCAAATAAATCTTTTTCTTGAATACTGCTGCTAATCAATACTCTAAGTGCCGTAGCAACTACTCGTAAATCTTCATCATTTAAAGCAGGTAATAGAGCAATTTGGGCTTCATTTATTCCCAATTGAGCTAATAAATGTGCCGCGACAAACCGCCGCTCGACAATTGGATCGTTTAATAACTTACTAGCTGATGAAGTAGCTAAAACTGCATCATTAAAGGCAATTGTCCATAAAGCTAAATAAACAGTCTGAGCATTATTACTTTCTAAAGCTGCGGTTTGTTCTGCGGGATTTTCTAAAAACAGTGAAACTTGTTCTAATATTTCCTTAACTATCCGATTATTAACTGATTCCCAACCAAAACCAAACCAAACATCTACCGCCCTAACCGTAGCGCTAAACCGAGTTAAATCCTGTTCTATCAATAAGCGCAACATTCGCCGAAAAGCATCAGGATGAGCCTCATCAATAGTTTCTAAAATAGTTTGCCTTAAACCTTCTTGACGCTGTGCCGCCAATAATAAATTCTCTACAAAAGTCCAGCCATCAGCACGATTGGCGATTAATAAAGCACGGGTAACATGGCGACCCATTGCCCCTATTTCGTGTTCGCCTCTCCCGGAATCTAAGAGTATCTCAAAAACCTGATTTCCTTGTTCAGAATTACTATTGATTGCCACCGCAAACAAAATTCCTAACGCCTCGCTTGTATAGCCTAAATAAGGAGTCCAAGCAGCAAACCAAGTTATATCTTGCTCGTAACCTTCGACAGTAGAAAGTAACTGATTGAACCATTGGCAACGAGCTATATTATGAATTTCTGGCTTGTTGGGTGCGCGAAATGATTTGCGTTGCCAGCCTATTTGATAAGGCGAATATGAAAACAATTGCCATGCTGATTCTATGTATAAATAAATTTGCGGAAACAGTGACTCAAAAATGTTTAATCGTTCCTCAGCACTCAAAATATTAAGTTGATTAAAAGCTTTATCTTTCGCTTCATACCTGGTCTGATAGTCCGTATACGGTTGACCATTACTATCGCGCTCTAAAATAGCAAAAACTATTTCTTTTAATGTTTCTGGTAACTTGTTAGCACTAGCAACTTTAGTTTCTATCCAATCAGGAATGTAAAAAGTTTTTAGTTGTTCTTTAGCGTATTCTGGGTTTAACATTTTAGCCTCCTACAAGCGGTACTAAACGCAAGAACAAAAGTTCGCTATTGGGATTAACGATAATTTGGCTATCTAATTTATGTTGTTGAATATCGTCAACAAAAACAAAATACAATCCATCTTCAAAGGACTGCAACGCATTACCTACAGCGATTTGTGAGTCTACTCCTTGGTTTAAATCCTCGCCGCCCATATTTACTTTACCAAGCAAAACTTTTTGCTCAATTTCTGCTTTAGTAAATACCTTTACTAATCTTCTTTGTTCTTGACGAGTTTGGAAGGCTTCAACTTCGGTTAAAACAATCTGCGTGAGTAAAATTCGTAGAGTCAGGACTTCGCCACCTTCGCCTATACTTGGTGGCAATGGTACGCGCCAATCGGTGAATAAAGGCTTGGAACGCCCTAAAACCTTACCTGCAACAGTAATTGTAGACATAGTTAGACTAAGGAATTTGCAATCAATAGTCTAACTTACGCAAATTTTATTTCTGGGGACTATAGCGTTTTATTAACCTGGTAATTAAAGACGTAGCACTGCTACGTCTCTACAAATCTACATATCTCGCCAACTATCCATCGGCAAATACTCTAATAAGGTTTCCGATTCAATGGCTTTGACAATGGGTACGGCGGGTATAACTTTACTTATAGCGCCGGGATTAACCAGTTGCTCTAATTGATTTAAACCAGAGAAGCCGCCACATAGTAACAACTGATCTCCGGCTTGCAAGTGCATACTACCATCAGGAAAACGCATAAACTTACCATCGCGGCGGATGGCTTGAATTTGCACTGCATACTGACGGCGGATATCAAGCTCGGCGAGACTTTGCCCCACGGCTGGACTATTATTAGCTACAAATAACCAATGACAAGGATTGTTTTCTGCGGGGAGCGTCGCTGCACCGTTGGCTAATTCATCAAAAGCGGCTAACTCGTCACCTTCCCCAACTATTAATAAGCGATCGCCTTCTTCCAAAATTGTCTTACTATCGGGATAATCCAATTCCTCACCATTTGCCCTTCTTACCGCCATTAAGCTTACTCCCGTCAAGTAACGCATATCTGCTTCCTCGATAGTCATTCCGGTAAGTGGAGAGCCTTCGGGCAATGCGTACCAACGCCTGTTCATATCTTGAGTAGCTTGTTCTAATTCTCTTGCTACTTGCGCTGGCGATCGCTCTGGGCGTAAATCTAAGTAATGGCGATCGCGGATTTCTTTGATTTCTAACTGCATTGTACTCGCCGATAAGCCCATTTTAGTTAGCAAATGATTGGCTAATTCCAAACTTGCCTCAAATTCTGGCTGTACGACTTCCTGCGCTCCCAATTGGTAAAAAGTTTCAATATCTTTATCATGATTTGCCCTTACTACCAAGTCTAAGTCGGGAGATAATTCTAAAGCCCGTTTTAAGCACAGCCGCGTACTCATGGGATCGGGTAAAGTTATGGCTAAAGATTTGGCTCTTTCTACCCCCGCCGTTTCTAAGACGTGAAAACTTGCCGCATTGCCATAAACGTAAGATACCCCCGCCTCGCGCAACTGCTGAATCCGGCTTTCGGATTGCTCAATTACAACGATTGGATAGCCGTGTTCTTGAACTAACTTAACTAAATTGCGCCCTACACGCCCGTAACCGCAAACTATTATGTGATTTTGCTGGGGTAATTCCTCCGATGCGGCGATCGCTACATCTCCCGCTTCAATTAAAGTTCTTAACCAAGGCAATTCAAGGATTTTCGGTACTAAACGCAATACAAACGGCGTTAATACAAGAGTTACAGCCGTTGTTCCCAAAATTAATAAGTACACGCGGCGAGAAACTAAGCCCATTGATAGCCCTTCACTGGCTAAAACAAAGGAAAATTCCCCAATTTGCGCCAGTCCAAAACCTACCATCAAAGCAGTTTTCCAGGGATAGCCAAATACTTTTACGAGCGGAGTAACGATCGCAAACTTGCCGAGAAATACCAATAATACTAA from Synechocystis sp. PCC 7509 includes these protein-coding regions:
- the dapF gene encoding diaminopimelate epimerase, coding for MSIEFVKYQGLGNDFILVDNRASSELIVSPEQAIQLCDRHFGIGADGVIFALPGLEGTDYTMRIINSDGSEPEMCGNGIRCLAGFIADLEGNNSKNVQYHIHTLAGVISPQILADGQVKVDMGLPKLLAKEIPTTLSSPEQKVINEPLEVAGKTWLVTCVSMGNPHCITFVEDVAAIDLAVIGTQFEHHPAFPQKTNTEFIQVVGRDRLKMRVWERGAGITLACGTGACAALVAGVLTGKCDRKATVELPGGDLLIEWSEPDQRLYMTGAQERVFAGIIS
- a CDS encoding DUF5724 domain-containing protein, translating into MLNPEYAKEQLKTFYIPDWIETKVASANKLPETLKEIVFAILERDSNGQPYTDYQTRYEAKDKAFNQLNILSAEERLNIFESLFPQIYLYIESAWQLFSYSPYQIGWQRKSFRAPNKPEIHNIARCQWFNQLLSTVEGYEQDITWFAAWTPYLGYTSEALGILFAVAINSNSEQGNQVFEILLDSGRGEHEIGAMGRHVTRALLIANRADGWTFVENLLLAAQRQEGLRQTILETIDEAHPDAFRRMLRLLIEQDLTRFSATVRAVDVWFGFGWESVNNRIVKEILEQVSLFLENPAEQTAALESNNAQTVYLALWTIAFNDAVLATSSASKLLNDPIVERRFVAAHLLAQLGINEAQIALLPALNDEDLRVVATALRVLISSSIQEKDLFERLERIIPNFPSKTKVLEPLVWDWMTISVSKESVASALVYNLGTRSPKRLIPYLSVCSSSDRSSIAYKLAIIQPWDAEIRQTLLSLIGDNSSWVRSQVLQNLANCTITPAEAIELEGLLTRKSGDLRRGLLQLLLNQSDTDAKSSAQRLLNANLLQRQAGLELLCQMVAKNRLVAESRTLAQKYQLQHPKQTDTEKQLLDTILADSQEVLTLDNALGLLDPSQRTAPKLGDVTQPRLFATPAAQACLESLDELIHTHRQTPIITESYQTTQEELLGNISYGFPDPNFTKPLEEDIKLLPLREVWETWWQENLSQSYDEGNLELLQILASLGQYNKSNFSDELRWKKAYKTLFIDTEKLRYPNIVQAICYWSMRSHPLPSTVVDFLLDAVTTSFKLVFQGVFVQNFNFDRNDWRYSGSLYSWFSLNQYHRSFFALDWNNAQQTRFWQLLRWLDEPEPTPQARRYRPALEDVLMAFSIGAATEADLIDQVLGSGIEYFRDLGQITGRKLPPNLAQYPILLEIGDRIAKRIIEIELKRGELPTVASEPALALRSLPGINNVVSLLQAFNKNKLVRGWSYDTSGKARVFSHLIRISFPKDGETPQDFATQVKAANIGQQQLIELAIYAPQWANYVESALKWRSFAQAVWWIHAHTKDDNWQVEQEIRETWNAQISEQTPLTGQDLLNGAVDIDWFTRVYQALKAERWEALDNAAQYASGGSGHKRAQLFADAMLGKVEKVELVNRVTQKRNQDALRVLGLLPLAKGKKRDKDLLERYQIIQEFLRTSRQFGSQRQASEKLAVSIALENLARNAGYTDPMRLQWAMEAQAIADLVKQPQTVAIEDLVVALAIEQGQPKITITNNSKPLKAIPAKYKKEQSIVQLQERKQDITRQASRMRLSLEQAMCRGDRFTAEELQQLCTHPVLAPMLEKLVFIGENVIGYPVQQGRFLQSYDRGLTPTGNISLRIAHPYDLLGTNLWHLWQQDCFQNQRQQPFKQVFRELYILTTTERSDRTISHRYAGHQVNSRQALALLGQRGWISQPEEGVRRTFHEFDLSVWLTFVDGYFSPTEVEGLTIEGVQFTRRGEWKPLELNQVSPLVFSEVMRDLDLVVSVAHQGGVDPEATASTVEMRSALLRETCRLLQITNVKLENSHALIEGHLGSYSVHLGSAGVHRQPGGYLCIVPVHSQHRDRIFLPFADNDPKTAEVISKVLLLSRDREIKDPTILEQILARG
- a CDS encoding MogA/MoaB family molybdenum cofactor biosynthesis protein; this encodes MQPHPDTGKIIVNCAVITVSDTRSHLTDKSGQLIKQLLLNADRAVGYYTIIKDEPTQIKSQLQALNNIDVVIFNGGTGIAPRDTTYDAISSLLEKTLPGFGELFRYLSYKEIGSRAIASRAIAGVYQNILVFSVPGSSNAVKLAMNELILPELEHLVTQLQA
- a CDS encoding Hfq-related RNA-binding protein → MKSDFDVSSPSIKQVQTLIKDGKAVEVKLLSGDLLSGKLLWQDQTCVCMVDTSEQSITIWRQAIAFIKATN
- a CDS encoding cation:proton antiporter; translated protein: MQEDFRLIIDLVLVLAVSAAGGLLAALFRQPVLLGYLVGGMIIGPAGLGLIKELIQVETLAQFGVAFLLFALGVEFSLAELKKVQLISLGGGGLQIVLTIIGTAIVSVGVGWVSSPAQGVFLGAILSLSSTAVVLKCLMERNETETPHGQVMLGMLVVQDLALGLMLAVLPALEQPPETIGIAVGTALIKIGLFAAGAVVAGIWLIPPLLRLFAKTESKELFLLGVVALCLGIALLTEHLGLSIEMGAFVAGLMISEVEYADQTLTYVEPLRDIFATLFFAAIGMLIDPFFLWQNLELILGLVLLVFLGKFAIVTPLVKVFGYPWKTALMVGFGLAQIGEFSFVLASEGLSMGLVSRRVYLLILGTTAVTLVLTPFVLRLVPKILELPWLRTLIEAGDVAIAASEELPQQNHIIVCGYGRVGRNLVKLVQEHGYPIVVIEQSESRIQQLREAGVSYVYGNAASFHVLETAGVERAKSLAITLPDPMSTRLCLKRALELSPDLDLVVRANHDKDIETFYQLGAQEVVQPEFEASLELANHLLTKMGLSASTMQLEIKEIRDRHYLDLRPERSPAQVARELEQATQDMNRRWYALPEGSPLTGMTIEEADMRYLTGVSLMAVRRANGEELDYPDSKTILEEGDRLLIVGEGDELAAFDELANGAATLPAENNPCHWLFVANNSPAVGQSLAELDIRRQYAVQIQAIRRDGKFMRFPDGSMHLQAGDQLLLCGGFSGLNQLEQLVNPGAISKVIPAVPIVKAIESETLLEYLPMDSWRDM
- the psb28 gene encoding photosystem II reaction center protein Psb28; translation: MAKIQFSKGVDEDVTPNVRLTRSRDGKQSTATFLFQNPSVLSGNNADDITGMYMIDEEGEIVTREVKGKFVNGKPEALEVFYIMNSTAEWDRFLRFMERYAEKNDLDFNKA